In Acanthochromis polyacanthus isolate Apoly-LR-REF ecotype Palm Island chromosome 15, KAUST_Apoly_ChrSc, whole genome shotgun sequence, a single genomic region encodes these proteins:
- the col9a1b gene encoding collagen, type IX, alpha 1b isoform X2, translating to MLIHCDVMRAQTEVCHGLPARTLTDVTEVQRNNGTPGPIGPAGVPGIDGIAGDRGEDGEDGLPGPDGDAGKPGSSGLPGIPGNDGLTGSIGDPGPDGPPGQKGEPGKPGPRGTAGVGPDGPAGPPGPGGLPGEVGKGGLPGSMGVRGPQGPRGSTGPRGAAGMLGSADLCPNSCPPGTSGHPGLPGMKGHKGVKGEAGEPGKQGHKGEEGDQGSLGEVGAQGPTGPQGIRGATGMMGPKGEMGARGLDGDPGPQGVAGATGDQGQRGMMGEPGPKGETGVQGPRGITGLPGPKGEAGLPGVDGRVGIPGMPGAKGGIGKPGIPGEVGLQGLPGLPGAPGPKGLGGPKGDAGQAGLPGTIGSAGKPGERGEQGEVGSVGPIGEPGDVGEQGPVGPAGKPGARGPKGDPGLPGLPGPPGLPGVKGDRGERGEAGPKGEQGVQGDEGNPGDKGDVGEAGAPGPKGDTGNPGEPGRRGPEGSRGQPGIEGPPGTPGPRGMQGNRGPPGVRGTQGPAGKEPSEQHIKQVCMRVMQEQLAQLAASLRRPESGIAGLPGKPGPPGPPGPPGDNGFPGQAGARGLPGLKGPPGQIGVKGPKGEMGDRGSRGPTVRGPKGQPGPPGLPGEPGKPGYGQDGRDGQRGPPGVPGQPGVPGPPGAAGPNGYCDPSACNLQAGAAHQSLDVKGPAGN from the exons ATGCTGATTCACTGCGATGTGATGCGAGCCCAGACAGAGGTTTGTCACGGCCTCCCAGCCAGAACGTTG ACTGATGTGACAGAGGTGCAG AGAAACAATGGGACCCCTGGCCCTATTGGACCTGCAGGTGTCCCGGGAATTGATGGCATCGCT GGGGACAGGGGAGAAGATGGCGAGGATGGTCTTCCT GGACCTGACGGAGATGCAGGTAAACCCGGATCATCGGGATTACCTGGAATTCCTGGAAATGAC GGTCTGACCGGCTCCATTGGAGATCCTGGGCCTGATGGTCCCCCTGGACAGAAA GGTGAACCTGGAAAACCTGGACCTCGTGGAACAGCT GGTGTTGGACCAGATGGACCCGCT GGACCACCGGGGCCTGGAGGACTTCCTGGTGAAGTGGGGAAAGGTGGACTACCT GGGTCCATGGGTGTGAGAGGGCCACAGGGACCTCGCGGATCGACAGGGCCCAGG GGTGCAGCTGGAATGCTCGGCAGTGCCGACCTG tgtccAAACTCTTGCCCACCTGGGACCTCTGGACATCCTGGTCTTCCTGGCATGAAG GGCCACAAAGGAGTAAAAGGTGAAGCAGGAGAACCTGGAAAGCAAGGGCACAAG GGCGAGGAGGGAGACCAGGGAAGTCTGGGGGAGGTTGGGGCCCAAGGACCAACG GGCCCTCAGGGAATTCGTGGAGCCACGGGAATGATGGGTCCCAAGGGAGAGATG GGAGCTCGAGGTCTTGATGGAGATCCAGGTCCCCAGGGTGTCGCAGGGGCAACT GGAGATCAAGGCCAGAGAGGCATGATGGGCGAGCCTGGGCCTAAAGGTGAAACG GGTGTTCAAGGGCCAAGAGGAATCACAGGGCTTCCAGGTCCCAAAGGAGAGGCT GGTCTACCGGGTGTGGACGGTCGTGTGGGTATTCCTGGGATGCCAGGGGCAAAG GGAGGTATTGGGAAGCCCGGCATTCCTGGAGAAGTTGGACTTCAGGGGCTTCCT GGTTTGCCTGGTGCACCTGGACCAAAAGGCCTAGGTGGCCCAAAG GGAGATGCAGGTCAGGCAGGCCTCCCTGGAACAATAGGATCTGCTGGCAAACCA GGTGAGCGTGGAGAACAAGGAGAGGTGGGATCTGTCGGACCTATTGGCGAGCCT GGAGATGTAGGGGAGCAAGGCCCCGTAGGTCCAGCTGGCAAGCCAGGAGCCCGA GGACCCAAAGGTGACCCCGGCCTTCCTGGTCTTCCAGGTCCTCCTGGCCTGCCTGGAGTTAAAGGAGACAGA GGAGAACGTGGAGAAGCAGGACCCAAAGGAGAGCAA GGAGTACAAGGTGATGAAGGAAATCCTGGAGACAAAGGCGATGTT GGTGAGGCAGGAGCACCTGGACCTAAAGGAGAC ACTGGTAACCCTGGAGAACCTGGCAGGAGAGGTCCTGAGGGGAGTCGAGGGCAGCCTGGCATTGAAGGGCCTCCAGGCACACCTGGACCAAGGGGCATGCAGGGAAACAGGGGTCCCCCTGGAGTCAGAGGGACCCAGGGTCCTGCG GGTAAAGAGCCAAGTGAGCAGCACATCAAACAAGTTTGCATGCGAGTCATGCAAG AACAACTGGCTCAGTTAGCTGCTAGTTTAAGGAGGCCAGAGTCTGGCATAGCAGGCTTACCTGGAAAACCTGGACCTCCAGGACCTCCTGGACCTCCAGGAGATAATGGCTTCCCTGGGCAGGCTGGAGCAAGAGGGCTTCCAGGACTCAAAGGGCCACCAGGACAGATAGGAGTGAAAGGACCCAAAG GTGAAATGGGTGACAGAGGGTCCAGAGGGCCCACTGTACGGGGACCTAAAGGTCAGCCAGGACCTCCTGGACTTCCTG GGGAGCCAGGCAAACCTGGCTACGGTCAGGATGGTCGGGATGGGCAGAGGGGACCTCCTGGTGTTCCTGGACAGCCCGGCGTTCCTGGGCCTCCTGGTGCAGCTGGTCCTAATGGATACTGTGACCCATCGGCTTGCAACCTCCAGGCGGGGGCTGCCCACCAGTCTCTGGATGTGAAGGGACCAGCAGGGAACTAA
- the col9a1b gene encoding collagen, type IX, alpha 1b isoform X1: protein MGGVKRNIILYSLCCCYAIPQYLCTGLHSQTVRFSTQVGIHMERQSMCPQIRMGENHFPGFYIMSQFHIAELARRGTVKKVAGPSPQDVAYQIDPAFNFRINTRSAYPLGLPEEFVFEIVLRMSDSSINKNWNIWQMQDVNGDEQLAVRLNGKSRSLEFTFTALNTGRQTVVLGPLPFLFNDQWHRVFLDIRRHSVALFVDCVLTGSQNIPPRKKVSLDGFTLIGKLKDNPLVAIPFELHSMLIHCDVMRAQTEVCHGLPARTLTDVTEVQRNNGTPGPIGPAGVPGIDGIAGDRGEDGEDGLPGPDGDAGKPGSSGLPGIPGNDGLTGSIGDPGPDGPPGQKGEPGKPGPRGTAGVGPDGPAGPPGPGGLPGEVGKGGLPGSMGVRGPQGPRGSTGPRGAAGMLGSADLCPNSCPPGTSGHPGLPGMKGHKGVKGEAGEPGKQGHKGEEGDQGSLGEVGAQGPTGPQGIRGATGMMGPKGEMGARGLDGDPGPQGVAGATGDQGQRGMMGEPGPKGETGVQGPRGITGLPGPKGEAGLPGVDGRVGIPGMPGAKGGIGKPGIPGEVGLQGLPGLPGAPGPKGLGGPKGDAGQAGLPGTIGSAGKPGERGEQGEVGSVGPIGEPGDVGEQGPVGPAGKPGARGPKGDPGLPGLPGPPGLPGVKGDRGERGEAGPKGEQGVQGDEGNPGDKGDVGEAGAPGPKGDTGNPGEPGRRGPEGSRGQPGIEGPPGTPGPRGMQGNRGPPGVRGTQGPAGKEPSEQHIKQVCMRVMQEQLAQLAASLRRPESGIAGLPGKPGPPGPPGPPGDNGFPGQAGARGLPGLKGPPGQIGVKGPKGEMGDRGSRGPTVRGPKGQPGPPGLPGEPGKPGYGQDGRDGQRGPPGVPGQPGVPGPPGAAGPNGYCDPSACNLQAGAAHQSLDVKGPAGN, encoded by the exons GATTCTATATTATGTCCCAGTTCCACATCGCTGAGCTGGCGAGAAGGGGCACCGTCAAAAAGGTTGCTGGACCATCTCCTCAGGATGTTGCTTATCAAATCGACCCAGCTTTCAACTTCAGAATCAACACAAG ATCAGCTTATCCTCTGGGACTGCCAGAGGAGTTTGTATTTGAGATAGTGCTGCGCATGAGTGACAGCAGCATAAATAAAAACTGGAATATCTGGCAAATGCAGGATGTGAATGGAGACGAGCAGCTGGCTGTCAGACTCAATGGCAAGTCGAGGTCTTTGGAGTTTACCTTCACCGCACTGAACACCGGGAGGCAGACTGTTGTTTTGGGCCCCCTGCCTTTTCTTTTCAATGACCAGTGGCACCGAGTGTTCCTGGACATCAGGAGGCACAGTGTGGCTCTTTTTGTGGACTGTGTCTTGACGGGTTCTCAGAATATTCCACCCCGGAAAAAAGTCAGTCTTGACGGCTTCACGTTGATAGGAAAGCTCAAGGACAACCCTTTGGTGGCAATTCCG TTTGAACTCCACTCCATGCTGATTCACTGCGATGTGATGCGAGCCCAGACAGAGGTTTGTCACGGCCTCCCAGCCAGAACGTTG ACTGATGTGACAGAGGTGCAG AGAAACAATGGGACCCCTGGCCCTATTGGACCTGCAGGTGTCCCGGGAATTGATGGCATCGCT GGGGACAGGGGAGAAGATGGCGAGGATGGTCTTCCT GGACCTGACGGAGATGCAGGTAAACCCGGATCATCGGGATTACCTGGAATTCCTGGAAATGAC GGTCTGACCGGCTCCATTGGAGATCCTGGGCCTGATGGTCCCCCTGGACAGAAA GGTGAACCTGGAAAACCTGGACCTCGTGGAACAGCT GGTGTTGGACCAGATGGACCCGCT GGACCACCGGGGCCTGGAGGACTTCCTGGTGAAGTGGGGAAAGGTGGACTACCT GGGTCCATGGGTGTGAGAGGGCCACAGGGACCTCGCGGATCGACAGGGCCCAGG GGTGCAGCTGGAATGCTCGGCAGTGCCGACCTG tgtccAAACTCTTGCCCACCTGGGACCTCTGGACATCCTGGTCTTCCTGGCATGAAG GGCCACAAAGGAGTAAAAGGTGAAGCAGGAGAACCTGGAAAGCAAGGGCACAAG GGCGAGGAGGGAGACCAGGGAAGTCTGGGGGAGGTTGGGGCCCAAGGACCAACG GGCCCTCAGGGAATTCGTGGAGCCACGGGAATGATGGGTCCCAAGGGAGAGATG GGAGCTCGAGGTCTTGATGGAGATCCAGGTCCCCAGGGTGTCGCAGGGGCAACT GGAGATCAAGGCCAGAGAGGCATGATGGGCGAGCCTGGGCCTAAAGGTGAAACG GGTGTTCAAGGGCCAAGAGGAATCACAGGGCTTCCAGGTCCCAAAGGAGAGGCT GGTCTACCGGGTGTGGACGGTCGTGTGGGTATTCCTGGGATGCCAGGGGCAAAG GGAGGTATTGGGAAGCCCGGCATTCCTGGAGAAGTTGGACTTCAGGGGCTTCCT GGTTTGCCTGGTGCACCTGGACCAAAAGGCCTAGGTGGCCCAAAG GGAGATGCAGGTCAGGCAGGCCTCCCTGGAACAATAGGATCTGCTGGCAAACCA GGTGAGCGTGGAGAACAAGGAGAGGTGGGATCTGTCGGACCTATTGGCGAGCCT GGAGATGTAGGGGAGCAAGGCCCCGTAGGTCCAGCTGGCAAGCCAGGAGCCCGA GGACCCAAAGGTGACCCCGGCCTTCCTGGTCTTCCAGGTCCTCCTGGCCTGCCTGGAGTTAAAGGAGACAGA GGAGAACGTGGAGAAGCAGGACCCAAAGGAGAGCAA GGAGTACAAGGTGATGAAGGAAATCCTGGAGACAAAGGCGATGTT GGTGAGGCAGGAGCACCTGGACCTAAAGGAGAC ACTGGTAACCCTGGAGAACCTGGCAGGAGAGGTCCTGAGGGGAGTCGAGGGCAGCCTGGCATTGAAGGGCCTCCAGGCACACCTGGACCAAGGGGCATGCAGGGAAACAGGGGTCCCCCTGGAGTCAGAGGGACCCAGGGTCCTGCG GGTAAAGAGCCAAGTGAGCAGCACATCAAACAAGTTTGCATGCGAGTCATGCAAG AACAACTGGCTCAGTTAGCTGCTAGTTTAAGGAGGCCAGAGTCTGGCATAGCAGGCTTACCTGGAAAACCTGGACCTCCAGGACCTCCTGGACCTCCAGGAGATAATGGCTTCCCTGGGCAGGCTGGAGCAAGAGGGCTTCCAGGACTCAAAGGGCCACCAGGACAGATAGGAGTGAAAGGACCCAAAG GTGAAATGGGTGACAGAGGGTCCAGAGGGCCCACTGTACGGGGACCTAAAGGTCAGCCAGGACCTCCTGGACTTCCTG GGGAGCCAGGCAAACCTGGCTACGGTCAGGATGGTCGGGATGGGCAGAGGGGACCTCCTGGTGTTCCTGGACAGCCCGGCGTTCCTGGGCCTCCTGGTGCAGCTGGTCCTAATGGATACTGTGACCCATCGGCTTGCAACCTCCAGGCGGGGGCTGCCCACCAGTCTCTGGATGTGAAGGGACCAGCAGGGAACTAA
- the col9a1b gene encoding collagen, type IX, alpha 1b isoform X3 produces the protein MAGAPGVKGPFLVLLLQLVLICSSQRNNGTPGPIGPAGVPGIDGIAGDRGEDGEDGLPGPDGDAGKPGSSGLPGIPGNDGLTGSIGDPGPDGPPGQKGEPGKPGPRGTAGVGPDGPAGPPGPGGLPGEVGKGGLPGSMGVRGPQGPRGSTGPRGAAGMLGSADLCPNSCPPGTSGHPGLPGMKGHKGVKGEAGEPGKQGHKGEEGDQGSLGEVGAQGPTGPQGIRGATGMMGPKGEMGARGLDGDPGPQGVAGATGDQGQRGMMGEPGPKGETGVQGPRGITGLPGPKGEAGLPGVDGRVGIPGMPGAKGGIGKPGIPGEVGLQGLPGLPGAPGPKGLGGPKGDAGQAGLPGTIGSAGKPGERGEQGEVGSVGPIGEPGDVGEQGPVGPAGKPGARGPKGDPGLPGLPGPPGLPGVKGDRGERGEAGPKGEQGVQGDEGNPGDKGDVGEAGAPGPKGDTGNPGEPGRRGPEGSRGQPGIEGPPGTPGPRGMQGNRGPPGVRGTQGPAGKEPSEQHIKQVCMRVMQEQLAQLAASLRRPESGIAGLPGKPGPPGPPGPPGDNGFPGQAGARGLPGLKGPPGQIGVKGPKGEMGDRGSRGPTVRGPKGQPGPPGLPGEPGKPGYGQDGRDGQRGPPGVPGQPGVPGPPGAAGPNGYCDPSACNLQAGAAHQSLDVKGPAGN, from the exons ATGGCAGGGGCCCCTGGCGTTAAAGGGCCTTTTCTGGTGTTGCTACTGCAGCTTGTCCTAATTTGCTCATCTCAA AGAAACAATGGGACCCCTGGCCCTATTGGACCTGCAGGTGTCCCGGGAATTGATGGCATCGCT GGGGACAGGGGAGAAGATGGCGAGGATGGTCTTCCT GGACCTGACGGAGATGCAGGTAAACCCGGATCATCGGGATTACCTGGAATTCCTGGAAATGAC GGTCTGACCGGCTCCATTGGAGATCCTGGGCCTGATGGTCCCCCTGGACAGAAA GGTGAACCTGGAAAACCTGGACCTCGTGGAACAGCT GGTGTTGGACCAGATGGACCCGCT GGACCACCGGGGCCTGGAGGACTTCCTGGTGAAGTGGGGAAAGGTGGACTACCT GGGTCCATGGGTGTGAGAGGGCCACAGGGACCTCGCGGATCGACAGGGCCCAGG GGTGCAGCTGGAATGCTCGGCAGTGCCGACCTG tgtccAAACTCTTGCCCACCTGGGACCTCTGGACATCCTGGTCTTCCTGGCATGAAG GGCCACAAAGGAGTAAAAGGTGAAGCAGGAGAACCTGGAAAGCAAGGGCACAAG GGCGAGGAGGGAGACCAGGGAAGTCTGGGGGAGGTTGGGGCCCAAGGACCAACG GGCCCTCAGGGAATTCGTGGAGCCACGGGAATGATGGGTCCCAAGGGAGAGATG GGAGCTCGAGGTCTTGATGGAGATCCAGGTCCCCAGGGTGTCGCAGGGGCAACT GGAGATCAAGGCCAGAGAGGCATGATGGGCGAGCCTGGGCCTAAAGGTGAAACG GGTGTTCAAGGGCCAAGAGGAATCACAGGGCTTCCAGGTCCCAAAGGAGAGGCT GGTCTACCGGGTGTGGACGGTCGTGTGGGTATTCCTGGGATGCCAGGGGCAAAG GGAGGTATTGGGAAGCCCGGCATTCCTGGAGAAGTTGGACTTCAGGGGCTTCCT GGTTTGCCTGGTGCACCTGGACCAAAAGGCCTAGGTGGCCCAAAG GGAGATGCAGGTCAGGCAGGCCTCCCTGGAACAATAGGATCTGCTGGCAAACCA GGTGAGCGTGGAGAACAAGGAGAGGTGGGATCTGTCGGACCTATTGGCGAGCCT GGAGATGTAGGGGAGCAAGGCCCCGTAGGTCCAGCTGGCAAGCCAGGAGCCCGA GGACCCAAAGGTGACCCCGGCCTTCCTGGTCTTCCAGGTCCTCCTGGCCTGCCTGGAGTTAAAGGAGACAGA GGAGAACGTGGAGAAGCAGGACCCAAAGGAGAGCAA GGAGTACAAGGTGATGAAGGAAATCCTGGAGACAAAGGCGATGTT GGTGAGGCAGGAGCACCTGGACCTAAAGGAGAC ACTGGTAACCCTGGAGAACCTGGCAGGAGAGGTCCTGAGGGGAGTCGAGGGCAGCCTGGCATTGAAGGGCCTCCAGGCACACCTGGACCAAGGGGCATGCAGGGAAACAGGGGTCCCCCTGGAGTCAGAGGGACCCAGGGTCCTGCG GGTAAAGAGCCAAGTGAGCAGCACATCAAACAAGTTTGCATGCGAGTCATGCAAG AACAACTGGCTCAGTTAGCTGCTAGTTTAAGGAGGCCAGAGTCTGGCATAGCAGGCTTACCTGGAAAACCTGGACCTCCAGGACCTCCTGGACCTCCAGGAGATAATGGCTTCCCTGGGCAGGCTGGAGCAAGAGGGCTTCCAGGACTCAAAGGGCCACCAGGACAGATAGGAGTGAAAGGACCCAAAG GTGAAATGGGTGACAGAGGGTCCAGAGGGCCCACTGTACGGGGACCTAAAGGTCAGCCAGGACCTCCTGGACTTCCTG GGGAGCCAGGCAAACCTGGCTACGGTCAGGATGGTCGGGATGGGCAGAGGGGACCTCCTGGTGTTCCTGGACAGCCCGGCGTTCCTGGGCCTCCTGGTGCAGCTGGTCCTAATGGATACTGTGACCCATCGGCTTGCAACCTCCAGGCGGGGGCTGCCCACCAGTCTCTGGATGTGAAGGGACCAGCAGGGAACTAA